A single region of the Insulibacter thermoxylanivorax genome encodes:
- the sigI gene encoding RNA polymerase sigma-I factor, translating to MIHNGHSDLRSDLICRYKPFILRAVNHICKRPIGWDDDEASIGLIAFNEAIDRYRPDMGKSFDNFAYMVIRTRLIDEFRRAGKIERAETEWHYGDERLSIAETAGSLEAYTQQEVSMTLAEELQCYDQRLQQFGIRLEELEKVTPKHRDTRSTMVKIARMFCTRREWLNILLTKKQLPLKEMVREVDVSKKTLERNRKYIISLILIFGCEEFSSIRQTVSFARLEED from the coding sequence ATGATCCATAATGGCCATTCGGATCTTCGATCGGATTTGATCTGCCGATACAAACCTTTTATATTGCGTGCCGTGAATCACATCTGCAAGCGACCGATCGGTTGGGACGATGATGAAGCGAGCATCGGGCTGATCGCCTTCAACGAAGCGATCGACCGCTATCGGCCGGATATGGGGAAATCCTTCGACAACTTTGCCTATATGGTGATTCGTACACGTTTGATCGATGAATTTCGTCGCGCAGGGAAGATCGAAAGAGCTGAGACGGAATGGCATTATGGGGATGAAAGGCTTTCGATCGCGGAGACCGCTGGTTCATTAGAAGCTTATACACAGCAGGAAGTGTCCATGACTTTGGCAGAGGAACTCCAGTGTTATGACCAACGACTCCAGCAATTTGGCATTCGCCTTGAAGAACTAGAGAAAGTCACTCCCAAGCATCGAGATACCCGCAGCACGATGGTGAAAATCGCCAGAATGTTCTGTACAAGAAGAGAATGGCTTAATATACTGTTAACCAAGAAGCAACTTCCGCTGAAGGAAATGGTTAGAGAGGTGGATGTTAGTAAAAAAACACTGGAACGCAACCGCAAATATATCATCTCGCTCATCTTGATCTTTGGTTGCGAAGAGTTTTCAAGTATCCGCCAGACCGTGTCGTTTGCTAGATTGGAGGAGGACTGA